The following are encoded in a window of Thermodesulfobacterium geofontis OPF15 genomic DNA:
- a CDS encoding multiheme c-type cytochrome: MYVIIKILGFLFLFYNISFAQSSISSESQICISCHEMVTPGIVKDWKVGVHSKITLKEALSKDSLSRKVNSSPSFKNRDIVIGCAECHTLNPESHKDTFDHNGFKVHIVVSPKDCAVCHSKEVEEYDKNLMSKAYTNLKDNPLYYKLVKSSLEPNPNILSENDACLACHGTKVEVKGEEIRNTQMGEMKFPILLGWANNGVGRINPDDSKGACTSCHPRHSFSMEIARKPYTCSQCHKGPDVPAYKVYMVSKHGNIYSSKGAEMNFNNTPWKVGEDFKAPTCAVCHVSLLVDSNNNVIVERTHQMNDRLSWRIFGLIYAHPHPKDSDTTKIKNKAGLPLPTELTGEFVKEFLIDEKEMEKRENKMKSICMTCHTSSWVEAHFVKFHNTIKTTNEQTLEATKILLEAWKKGVANASCIFDEAIEKMWVEQWLFYANSVRFASAMGGADYGVFEMGRWYLNKNIQNMKDWLLFLLKKK, translated from the coding sequence ATGTATGTTATTATAAAAATTTTGGGTTTTCTTTTTTTATTTTATAACATCTCTTTTGCCCAGTCTTCTATAAGTTCAGAGTCTCAAATTTGTATTTCCTGTCATGAAATGGTAACCCCTGGTATAGTTAAAGACTGGAAGGTAGGAGTCCATTCTAAAATTACCTTAAAAGAAGCTTTAAGTAAAGATTCCCTTTCTCGTAAAGTAAATTCCTCTCCTTCTTTTAAAAATAGAGACATAGTAATTGGATGTGCCGAATGTCATACCTTAAATCCTGAATCTCATAAAGATACTTTTGATCACAATGGATTTAAAGTCCATATTGTAGTCTCTCCTAAGGATTGCGCAGTTTGTCATTCTAAAGAAGTTGAGGAATATGATAAAAACCTTATGTCAAAAGCTTACACCAATTTAAAGGATAATCCTTTGTATTATAAACTTGTTAAATCTTCCTTAGAGCCTAATCCAAATATTCTTTCTGAAAATGATGCCTGTTTAGCATGCCATGGAACAAAGGTGGAAGTAAAAGGTGAGGAAATAAGAAATACACAAATGGGAGAAATGAAATTTCCTATTCTTTTGGGATGGGCAAATAATGGAGTGGGGAGAATAAACCCTGATGATTCAAAGGGAGCATGCACATCTTGTCACCCAAGACATTCCTTTTCTATGGAAATTGCTCGAAAACCTTATACCTGTTCTCAGTGCCATAAAGGACCTGATGTTCCTGCTTATAAAGTTTATATGGTGAGCAAACACGGAAATATATACTCCTCTAAAGGTGCCGAAATGAACTTTAACAATACTCCTTGGAAAGTGGGAGAAGATTTTAAAGCTCCTACCTGTGCAGTCTGCCATGTAAGTTTATTGGTTGATAGCAATAATAATGTAATTGTAGAAAGAACTCATCAAATGAATGATAGACTTTCCTGGAGAATATTCGGACTAATATATGCCCATCCCCATCCAAAAGATTCTGATACAACAAAAATTAAAAATAAAGCTGGACTTCCTCTCCCCACTGAATTAACAGGTGAATTTGTAAAGGAATTTCTTATAGATGAAAAGGAGATGGAAAAAAGGGAAAATAAAATGAAAAGCATCTGTATGACTTGTCATACAAGCTCTTGGGTAGAAGCCCACTTTGTAAAGTTCCATAACACCATAAAAACAACTAATGAACAAACTCTCGAAGCTACAAAAATTTTACTTGAAGCTTGGAAAAAAGGGGTAGCAAATGCTTCTTGTATTTTTGATGAAGCTATAGAAAAAATGTGGGTTGAGCAATGGTTATTTTATGCAAATTCTGTAAGGTTTGCCTCTGCTATGGGGGGAGCAGATTATGGAGTATTTGAAATGGGAAGATGGTATCTAAATAAAAACATACAAAATATGAAAGATTGGCTTCTTTTTTTGCTTAAGAAAAAATAA